One Orrella dioscoreae genomic window carries:
- a CDS encoding M14 family metallopeptidase, whose protein sequence is MAFTLPVPDLAAERQGNTGTPGVWHFGSGVPGRAVMISALVHGNELCGAWALKDVLAAGLRPRRGSLTLAFCNLDAFDRFDASQHDASRFIDEDMNRVWHADKLADPATRERRRAQALRPWVAQADWLLDLHSMHEPGLPLQLTGLLARNVALARRLGTPEHVIVDAGHRDGVRMRDFGRFGDPACEDACAVLLECGFHGEPAAADVARDQVARFLLAADCVDEQDVPAGWLRPLPAAQRVLEVTQAVVAPSMDVRFAQAWQGLETLEKAGAVIGWADGEPILTPYDRCTLIMPSLRQLRPGVTVVRLARDYAG, encoded by the coding sequence ATGGCATTCACGCTTCCCGTTCCCGACCTGGCGGCGGAGCGCCAGGGCAATACCGGCACACCGGGCGTCTGGCACTTCGGCAGCGGCGTGCCGGGGCGCGCCGTCATGATTTCGGCGCTGGTCCATGGCAACGAGCTGTGCGGCGCCTGGGCGCTGAAGGACGTGCTGGCCGCGGGGTTGCGCCCGCGCCGGGGCAGCCTGACGCTGGCCTTCTGCAACCTGGACGCCTTCGATCGTTTCGATGCCAGCCAGCATGATGCCTCGCGCTTCATCGACGAGGACATGAACCGTGTCTGGCATGCGGACAAGCTGGCTGACCCGGCAACTCGCGAGCGTCGCCGCGCCCAGGCCTTGCGGCCATGGGTGGCCCAGGCGGACTGGCTGCTTGACCTGCATTCCATGCACGAGCCGGGCCTGCCCTTGCAGTTGACGGGCCTGCTTGCCCGCAACGTGGCGCTGGCGCGCCGCCTGGGGACGCCGGAACACGTCATTGTCGATGCCGGCCACCGCGATGGGGTGCGCATGCGCGACTTCGGGCGTTTCGGCGACCCCGCCTGCGAGGACGCCTGCGCCGTGCTGCTGGAGTGCGGCTTCCACGGCGAGCCCGCGGCGGCGGACGTGGCGCGTGATCAGGTGGCGCGCTTCCTGCTGGCAGCTGACTGCGTGGACGAGCAGGATGTGCCGGCCGGCTGGCTGCGGCCCTTGCCTGCCGCACAGCGTGTCCTGGAGGTGACGCAAGCGGTGGTGGCGCCGTCGATGGATGTGCGTTTTGCACAGGCCTGGCAGGGCTTGGAGACGTTGGAGAAAGCGGGCGCCGTCATCGGTTGGGCCGATGGCGAACCGATACTGACGCCTTATGACCGTTGCACGCTCATCATGCCGTCCTTGCGGCAGTTGCGTCCCGGCGTCACGGTCGTGCGCCTGGCGCGAGACTACGCGGGCTGA
- a CDS encoding AzlC family ABC transporter permease — MQTPLHTSFSKRPFLMRAFLKGLATSLSIAAGYLPIAFSFGIAAVEAGLSPGMALLVSVLVYAGASQFILIALLTSGAGLVTAVATVWLMNARHVFYGPALATRLTAPGRLPTPLLAFGLTDEVFATAMSRIDAQPAQARESWHLGLQVGAYGAWVLGTALGTSLVGGIAHWPVFVQQGLTFVLPALFLALLLDMDVARYRVPIAAAAIAAVLLSFVLPSYNALALAILVGALSHAARVRA, encoded by the coding sequence TTGCAGACGCCACTGCACACGTCCTTCTCCAAGCGTCCTTTCCTCATGCGTGCCTTCCTCAAGGGCCTGGCCACCAGCCTCTCCATCGCCGCCGGCTACCTGCCCATCGCGTTTTCCTTCGGCATCGCGGCCGTGGAAGCGGGCCTGTCGCCAGGCATGGCGCTGCTGGTGTCCGTTCTGGTCTACGCGGGCGCCAGCCAGTTCATCCTGATCGCGCTGCTGACCTCGGGCGCCGGGCTCGTCACCGCGGTGGCGACGGTCTGGCTGATGAATGCCCGCCACGTGTTCTACGGCCCGGCGCTGGCCACCCGGCTGACCGCGCCGGGCCGTCTGCCCACGCCGCTGCTGGCTTTCGGCCTGACCGACGAGGTCTTCGCCACCGCCATGAGCCGCATCGATGCGCAGCCCGCGCAAGCGCGGGAATCGTGGCACCTGGGCCTGCAGGTGGGGGCCTATGGCGCATGGGTGCTGGGCACGGCGCTGGGTACCTCGCTGGTCGGCGGCATCGCCCACTGGCCGGTATTCGTGCAGCAAGGGCTCACCTTCGTGCTGCCCGCCCTCTTCCTGGCCCTGCTGCTGGACATGGACGTGGCACGCTACCGTGTGCCGATTGCCGCCGCCGCCATCGCTGCCGTGCTGCTGTCCTTCGTGCTGCCCAGCTACAACGCGCTGGCGCTGGCGATCCTGGTCGGTGCGCTGAGCCATGCGGCAAGGGTGCGCGCATGA
- a CDS encoding bestrophin family protein, whose amino-acid sequence MIVRPRPHWFPMLFVVRGSVLPHIAPQLIFTTAIAILVTAWHGVVYEWKVTLTFVPFSLIGLTLAIFLGFRNNTSYARYWEARVLWGTLMIEARNLSRQAMTLVDDTRQAPPFVRLLIAFTHALRHQLRGTDPKADFARLLTPAECERLSSAQFKPAMLLLMASEWMAARRREGTLSQTMALAMEAPLCKIGEALAGCERIANTPIPFTYAVIIHRTIYLYCLLLPFALVDSIGPMTPIIVAFISYTFFALEALGAEIEDPFGREPNDLALDALSINVEATLRETMGERDLPSPPAPVGYVQT is encoded by the coding sequence ATGATCGTCCGTCCCCGCCCGCACTGGTTCCCCATGCTGTTCGTGGTGCGCGGTTCGGTACTGCCCCACATCGCCCCGCAACTCATTTTCACCACCGCCATCGCCATCCTGGTGACGGCGTGGCACGGCGTGGTCTATGAGTGGAAGGTCACGCTGACCTTCGTGCCGTTCTCGCTCATCGGCCTGACGCTGGCGATCTTCCTGGGCTTTCGCAACAACACCAGCTATGCGCGCTATTGGGAGGCGCGGGTGCTGTGGGGCACCCTGATGATCGAGGCGCGCAACCTGTCGAGGCAGGCCATGACGCTGGTGGACGATACGCGGCAGGCGCCGCCTTTCGTGCGCCTGCTGATCGCCTTCACGCATGCCTTGCGGCACCAGTTGCGGGGCACGGATCCCAAGGCCGATTTCGCGCGCTTGCTCACGCCCGCCGAGTGCGAACGCCTGTCGTCGGCGCAGTTCAAGCCGGCCATGCTGCTGCTGATGGCAAGCGAATGGATGGCCGCACGCCGCCGCGAGGGCACGCTGTCGCAGACGATGGCCCTGGCGATGGAAGCCCCGCTGTGCAAGATCGGCGAGGCGCTGGCTGGCTGCGAGCGCATCGCCAACACGCCCATCCCGTTCACCTATGCCGTGATCATCCACCGCACCATCTATCTGTACTGCCTCCTGCTGCCTTTCGCGCTGGTGGATTCCATCGGCCCGATGACGCCGATCATCGTGGCGTTCATCAGCTATACCTTCTTCGCGCTGGAGGCGCTGGGCGCCGAGATCGAGGATCCTTTCGGCCGCGAGCCGAACGACCTCGCGCTGGACGCGCTGTCCATCAACGTGGAAGCGACCCTGCGTGAAACGATGGGCGAGCGCGACCTGCCGAGCCCGCCCGCGCCCGTGGGCTACGTGCAGACCTGA
- a CDS encoding AzlD domain-containing protein, translated as MKDHLMLIVALCGAGTFLLRLLPLWQARRRRDVAATDTLRQRRLAGIGPAAIAALLAVSVWGEVGDAPSWTAGLRLAAAFLVVWAVKRWRGGTALPTLMGALAYGLMAQWLG; from the coding sequence ATGAAGGATCACCTGATGCTCATCGTGGCGCTGTGTGGCGCCGGCACGTTCCTGCTGCGCCTGCTGCCCCTGTGGCAGGCCCGCCGCCGCCGCGACGTTGCCGCCACGGACACGCTGCGCCAGCGCCGCCTGGCCGGCATCGGTCCGGCCGCCATCGCAGCCTTGCTGGCCGTGTCGGTATGGGGCGAAGTGGGTGACGCGCCATCGTGGACGGCCGGCCTGCGCCTGGCTGCCGCCTTCCTGGTGGTGTGGGCGGTGAAGCGCTGGCGCGGCGGCACGGCGCTGCCCACGCTGATGGGCGCGCTGGCCTATGGCCTGATGGCGCAGTGGCTGGGCTAG